A single region of the Fusarium fujikuroi IMI 58289 draft genome, chromosome FFUJ_chr05 genome encodes:
- a CDS encoding related to histone H1-binding protein: MSEATEQTAPVVDETATAFEEPQVSPGKPAEEKPAEETATPSVDTLGPSDAQKAADQAESTTITPLVGTPSVGTPNTDYLIANDQDPNSKKVTIADLSAKGSALYAHKNYEEAAEVFSRASVLQAEVNGETSPDNAEILFHYGRSLFRVGQSKSDVLGGPAASEKKKKSAESKSKKPAQPEAQKVTQEGLGIVAEQGEKKTEDIKGDKKPLFQFTGDENFDESDEEEAEGEGEEEEDDDDLATAFEILDLARVCFMKKLELLEQEESETIGKGKEAAEGDSPTVRHVKERLADTHDALAEISLENERYPNAIEDGRTSLKYKLELYPEESEVIAEAHFKLSLALEFASVTTAGDDGANSKREEMDQGLRDEAVKEMELAIKSSKLKLQNKEVELATMASPEDNELARKSIQEMKEVIGDMEQRLVELRNDPIDAKDILGADAGPIGGILGAALGESAAETKARVDEAKKTATDLSGLVRKKNKDESAGEPEAARGPEAETNGKRKAEEPAEDTETKKAKVEA, translated from the exons ATGTCTGAAGCTACGGAGCAGACTGCGCCTGTCGTGGACGAGACAGCCACGGCCTTCGAAGAGCCCCAAGTTTCCCCAGGGAAGCCGGCTGAGGAGAAGCCAGCCGAAGAGACTGCGACCCCATCCGTCGATACTCTCGGCCCCTCTGATGCCCAGAAAGCTGCCGACCAAGCAGAGTCCACTACCATTACCCCCCTCGTCGGCACACCCAGTGTGGGCACCCCCAACACCGACTACCTCATCGCGAACGATCAAGACCCCAACTCTAAGAAGGTTACAATTGCCGACTTATCAGCAAAGGGATCTGCCCTGTATGCCCACAAGAACTACGAGGAGGCCGCTGAGGTCTTCTCACGTGCCAGTGTTCTTCAAGCCGAAGTCAACGGCGAGACGTCACCTGATAATGCCGAGATCCTTTTTCACTATGGTCGCAGCTTATTCAGAGTTGGCCAAAGCAAGAGTGATGTTTTAGGAGGCCCTGCCGCttccgagaagaagaagaagagcgcaGAGagcaagtccaagaagcctgCGCAGCCTGAGGCACAGAAGGTGACGCAAGAAGGACTTGGGATTGTTGCCGAGcagggagaaaagaagaccgAGGACATCAAGGGAGATAAGAAGCCCCTGTTCCAGTTTACTGGCGATGAGAACTTTGACGAGtcagacgaggaagag GCCGAGGGCgagggtgaagaagaggaagatgatgatgacctggCCACCGCTTTTGAGATCCTCGACCTTGCCCGAGTCTGCTTCATGAAGAAACTCGAGCTTCTCGAACAGGAGGAATCCGAAACCATCGGCAAAGGCAAGGAGGCTGCAGAGGGCGATTCGCCTACCGTCCGGCACGTGAAGGAGCGTCTTGCGGACACTCACGATGCCCTCGCTGAGATTTCTCTCGAGAATGAACG ATATCCCAACGCCATTGAAGACGGCAGGACCTCACTCAAATATAAGCTGGAGCTGTACCCCGAGGAGTCGGAGGTCATTGCCGAAGCCCACTTCAAGCTTTCGCTGGCGTTGGAATTTGCTTCTGTGACAACTGCTGGTGACGATGGCGCAAATTCCAAGCGAGAGGAGATGGACCAAGGTCTGCGAGATGAAGCCGTCAAGGAAATGGAGCTCGCTATCAAGAGctcaaagctcaagcttcagaATAAGGAGGTTGAGCTGGCCACTATGGCCTCACCCGAGGATAACGAGCTGGCACGCAAATCCATCCAGGAGATGAAGGAAGTCATTGGGGACATGGAGCAGCGA CTCGTCGAACTGCGCAATGACCCCATTGACGCCAAGGATATTCTGGGTGCTGATGCTGGACCCATCGGTGGCATTCTTGGTGCTGCCCTTGGCGAGTCTGCTGCAGAGACTAAGGCCCGtgttgatgaggccaagaagacagcAACTGATCTTAGTGGACTTGTccgcaagaagaacaaagacgaATCTGCCGGGGAACCTGAAGCTGCACGCGGGCCTGAAGCGGAGACCAACGGCAAGCGAAAGGCAGAAGAGCCTGCTGAAGAtaccgagaccaagaaggccaaggtgGAAGCTTAG
- a CDS encoding related to pentafunctional arom polypeptide, with the protein MAAVQSILAETLPGPTPSIALNGTTEPTTMHIDQPSSSPVMVNESTFGSTPAKGDSRIVVIVYGPGQEHIVSVFAEVLGTPCRTRNGFEEVSSEDSGFVVGVAANEAKGDVAARNRNLVVAINTHCVNLGMPPDTQLSTHCDYEFLYTESSFFRRDLARFISFTLGQINYHEALMAKPRTYFISTTFPDVHAALPNIDILTVGADAVEIRVDLLREPLGDGSYSEVPSLSYVGEQVMLLRQRTELPIIFTTRCVRENGRFPMDKPELYYEYLYRAIQWGVEYIDVELWLPEEIRKKLHEQRGNSRIMSAFHDFSGNFRWPSTYAQEVFQRSIPYADIIKMIAIINEHNENFELEYFRSKMRAEYPNAPPFSAVNMGEVGQFSRTLNPVFTPITHPLLPLIAAPGQLSAAEINAALSLLGQLPRKRIYGINSSSSRNATPQAPFYEKCINELGLPHQFAVVERHPNNPRSLETWCNQKHFGGAYLNPGLPHNALTKISPFFAGLNGGNGPILTEAARVIGVVDTIVVQSGTSSRSSSPGSMPSSPRQRQSDSVDLGSQSGLGSSTSLVFDNAGWKGILSTLTRDLAPSAYFGRSAVVMASSSDDAAPVFFAMRALKISKIYTVGFRTPSNLARNAPPIEPFISLESLQRARSVEDDSAPFVIVSALGSEKSHLVGMLLRAFGGVGPKAATNTKKVFLDLADGAIRKSSDPGLIAEENGFAAYGADDVAAFTTVESLRLLVGQNVPYSFVRLASGSHRYGV; encoded by the coding sequence ATGGCCGCCGTTCAATCGATACTGGCCGAAACACTTCCCGGGCCGACACCCTCAATTGCCTTGAATGGCACCACCGAACCAACCACTATGCACATCGACCAGCCGAGTTCGAGTCCAGTAATGGTCAACGAGAGCACGTTCGGAAGCACACCGGCAAAGGGGGACTCTAGAATCGTCGTCATTGTGTATGGGCCAGGCCAAGAACACATTGTCTCGGTCTTCGCAGAGGTGCTGGGTACACCATGCAGAACACGGAATGGGTTCGAGGAGGTTTCGTCAGAGGATTCTGGTTTCGTCGTAGGAGTCGCAGCCAACGAAGCGAAGGGAGACGTTGCTGCACGCAATCGTAATCTCGTCGTTGCAATAAACACTCACTGTGTGAATCTAGGGATGCCTCCCGACACCCAACTTTCCACCCATTGCGACTACGAATTCCTCTACACCGAATCCTCGTTCTTCCGTCGTGACCTGGCTAGATTTATTTCATTTACTTTGGGTCAGATCAACTACCACGAAGCTCTCATGGCAAAGCCAAGAACCTATTTCATCTCCACCACCTTCCCGGATGTCCACGCTGCTCTGCCTAATATCGATATCCTAACTGTTGGCGCTGATGCAGTTGAGATCAGAGTTGATTTACTTAGAGAACCCCTTGGCGATGGCAGCTATTCGGAAGTCCCTAGTCTCAGCTATGTTGGAGAACAGGTCATGCTCCTCCGCCAGCGGACAGAGCTTCCCATTATCTTCACAACACGATGTGTAAGAGAGAATGGGAGGTTCCCCATGGACAAACCTGAACTGTACTACGAATACCTCTACCGTGCGATCCAGTGGGGTGTAGAATACATCGATGTAGAACTTTGGCTTCCAGAAGAGATCCGCAAGAAGCTCCATGAGCAACGGGGAAACTCTCGCATCATGTCGGCGTTCCACGACTTTTCAGGCAATTTCAGATGGCCGTCGACGTATGCTCAGGAGGTGTTCCAAAGATCTATCCCCTACGCGGATATCATCAAAATGATTGCTATAATCAACGAACACAACGAGAACTTCGAGCTAGAGTATTTCCGTTCCAAGATGCGTGCCGAGTACCCCAATGCGCCACCCTTCTCCGCCGTCAACATGGGTGAAGTCGGTCAGTTCTCAAGGACTCTGAACCCTGTCTTCACACCTATTACCCACccacttcttcctctcatcgCTGCTCCCGGGCAATTGAGCGCTGCCGAGATCAATGCTGCTTTATCACTTCTGGGTCAACTACCAAGAAAGCGCATCTATGGCATTAACAGCTCGTCGTCTCGAAACGCCACACCGCAGGCTCCCTTCTATGAAAAGTGTATAAACGAGCTgggtcttcctcatcaattTGCAGTTGTCGAAAGACATCCAAACAACCCAAGGAGTTTGGAGACATGGTGCAATCAGAAACATTTCGGAGGCGCCTATCTCAACCCGGGTCTACCGCATAATGCATTGACAAAGATTAGCCCGTTCTTCGCTGGGTTGAACGGTGGCAACGGGCCAATCTTGACGGAGGCGGCTCGCGTTATCGGAGTTGTTGACACCATCGTGGTCCAGTCAGGTACCTCGTCCAGATCGTCGTCTCCGGGCTCAATGCCATCAAGCCCACGACAACGACAGAGCGACTCGGTTGATCTCGGCAGTCAGTCTGGTCTAGGCTCGTCGACCTCCCTTGTATTCGACAATGCTGGATGGAAGGGTATTCTTAGTACACTTACAAGAGACCTGGCGCCATCTGCGTACTTCGGCCGCTCAGCCGTTGTCatggcatcttcttcagatGATGCAGCTCCTGTATTCTTCGCCATGAGAGCTCTCAAGATCTCTAAGATCTATACTGTTGGCTTCCGTACACCTAGTAATCTTGCTCGAAATGCGCCTCCCATCGAACCGTTTATCAGCCTCGAAAGTCTGCAACGTGCACGCTCAGTGGAAGATGATAGTGCACCTTTTGTCATCGTGTCAGCTCTTGGTTCGGAAAAGAGTCATCTGGTTGGTATGTTGTTACGAGCCTTTGGAGGAGTCGGACCCAAGGCAGCAACCAACACGAAGAAGGTGTTTCTTGACCTAGCAGACGGCGCTATCAGGAAGAGTTCTGACCCAGGGCTCATCGCTGAGGAGAACGGATTCGCTGCCTATGGAGCGGACGATGTCGCAGCATTCACAACGGTCGAAAGCTTGAGGTTACTCGTGGGGCAAAATGTGCCCTATAGCTTTGTTAGACTGGCAAGCGGAAGTCATCGCTACGGCGTTTGA